In Lysinibacillus sp. 2017, the DNA window CGATTTAAATGCTTTGAAAAATGCCCGTCCTTCATAAAGTTCGCTAAAATATGCTGTTCAAAGCGAGGTACGGTGGATGAATAGTAATTGAAACTGTCTTGATAAACCTTCACTAATGTTGGCGGCAACACGAAAAATGCGACGCGTAGGGATGGCATGAGTGATTTTGTGAACGTGCTTAAATATATAACACGGTCATTTTGATCTAAGCCCTGTAGTGCGGGAATTGGTTTGCCGATATAACGAAACTCGCTATCATAATCATCTTCTATAATATAGCGATTCGGTGCTTGTGCTGCCCATTTTAACAGTTGCGTTCGTCGATTTGCTGACAGTACGGCACCCGTTGGAAATTGATGTGAGGGTGTTACGTACACGATGTTAGCAGCTGTTTTTTGTAATTGTTCAACGATGAGACCATCTTCGTCAACATCGATGGGTATCGCTAAAGGCTCTAACTGATTACGCGGAATTGGTGAGTAACCTGGATTTTCCAATGCCAACATAGCGTTATCGCCGAATAACTTTAAAATCATCGGTAATAGCTGTTCAGTACCCGATCCAATGACAATTTGCTCTGGATTACAGTCAATACCACGTGATTGATGTAAGTAATTGGCGATCTCAATACGTAAAGCAAGCTCACCTTGTCGCTCCCCAGTTTGTAATAGATGCTTAAATGGTATATCAAGTACATCTTTTGCATATTTGCGCCATGTTGAAAAGGGGAAGGCATCTTCATCGATTTTTGCGGATGAAAAATCAATGGCATATGTTTTCTCAGGGAGAACTTCGGCTTGCTGAAGTTGAACGGCTGATTTTTGGGATGTTATAAGTGGTAATTCATCAATTTCCTCTACAAAATAACCAATGCGTGGTTTTGATGTAATGTAACCTTCTGCGACAAGCTGAGCATAGGCAAGCTCAACCGTTGTTTGGCTAATATTAAAAAAATCTGCAAGCTCACGTTTAGAAGAAAGACGAGACCCAACGGCAAGCTGCTGAGAAATGATGGCATTTTTTATTCCAATATAAAGTTGTTCATATAGTGGAATTGTATTTTCCTTTTGTAATTGGAAAAATAACATTCGTGTACCTCCCTTTGACCATAGTGGATATATGTTTTTTATATTAATTGATAAGGTCAAAAAAGTATAGCGTACAAAATGTTATACCGGATTCTATTAGTGAGAACTTGCAAAAAGGTAGCGTATATAGTACAGTAAATTTAAATTTATAAATGAATTCGATGATAGGAAGTAGTAACAAGCGCGTTTTTTCAAAGAGAGTCAGCGGGTGGTGGAAGCTGATAAAAACACTTGTGAATCCGTCCTTGAGATGCTTTTGCTGAAAATTTAGTAGGCTTAAGCCGGCTTACCAGAGTCGTTAAATGTTAAGTGGAATAGATTTTTTCTATTCAATTAGGGTGGCAACGCGGGTAGCTCTCGTCCCTTCATAGGGATTGAGGGCTTTTTTTGTGCTTATTTTTTCCTGAATTATATGTTTTTAACACTTGATTTAGGAAATAAAGCCTCGGCCGATGTTACAGATTAGCCCCAGTGGAATTGAACCACTAACATTAACGCGTGAAAGCGCTCAGGATCATCATTTCAAAACCATTAGGAGGAATCAATATGTTAGATATTAAACGTGTACGCGACAATTTTGAAGAAGTGAAAAAAATGCTTTTAACACGTAATGAAGACTTAGGAAACTTAGATAACTTCGAAAACTTAGACACAAAACGTCGTGAGCTAATCGCAAAAACTGAGGAATTAAAAGCAGAGCGTAACAAAGTATCAGAGCAAATTTCTGTAATGAAACGTAACAAAGAGGATGCAAGTGGCGTCATCGCACGTATGCGTGAAGTAGGCGATGAAATTAAAGCATTAGATGCTGAACTTAACGCAATCGAAGAAGAATTCAAAGATATGATGATGCGTCTACCAAACATTCCACATGAATCTGTGCCAGTTGGTATGGAAGAAGATGATAATGTGGAAGCATATAAATGGGGCGATGTACCGACATTTGAATTTGAAGCGAAACCACACTGGGATATCGCAAAAGATTTAGATATCGTGGACTTTGAGCGCGGCGCAAAAGTAACAGGTAGCCGATTCTTATTCTATAAAGGCTTAGGCGCTCGTTTAGAACGTGCATTAATTAGCTTCATGATGGACTTACATTCTGATAACCATGGTTATACAGAAATGATGCCTCCACAAATCGTTAACCGTGATAGTTTAATCGGTACTGGACAATTACCGAAGTTCGAAGAGGACGTATTCAAATTAGTGCGTGAAGAAGATGAAGTGGATTACTTCTTAATTCCAACGGCTGAAGTACCAGTAACAAACTATTACCGTGATGAAATTTTATCAGCGGATATGCTACCACAAGCATTCACAGCTTATAGCGCTAACTTCCGTTCAGAAGCAGGTTCTGCAGGTCGTGATACGCGCGGTTTAATCCGCCAGCACCAATTTAACAAAGTCGAATTAGTACGCTTTGTAAAACCAGAAGATTCTTATGAACAATTAGAACTTTTAACAGGTCACGCTGAAAAAGTATTACAATTATTAGGCTTACCTTATCGTAAATTAAAAATGTGTACAGCTGACTTAGG includes these proteins:
- a CDS encoding PLP-dependent aminotransferase family protein → MLFFQLQKENTIPLYEQLYIGIKNAIISQQLAVGSRLSSKRELADFFNISQTTVELAYAQLVAEGYITSKPRIGYFVEEIDELPLITSQKSAVQLQQAEVLPEKTYAIDFSSAKIDEDAFPFSTWRKYAKDVLDIPFKHLLQTGERQGELALRIEIANYLHQSRGIDCNPEQIVIGSGTEQLLPMILKLFGDNAMLALENPGYSPIPRNQLEPLAIPIDVDEDGLIVEQLQKTAANIVYVTPSHQFPTGAVLSANRRTQLLKWAAQAPNRYIIEDDYDSEFRYIGKPIPALQGLDQNDRVIYLSTFTKSLMPSLRVAFFVLPPTLVKVYQDSFNYYSSTVPRFEQHILANFMKDGHFSKHLNRMRKFYRKKHDKCIDIFSTYYPQIEISGDAAGTNILISMTHEQSEQQLYKLALENNIHIIPLSNYYLTPQKSQKCVFSLGFGNLPLDDIDTMIHQLMRIWAIQKYT
- the serS gene encoding serine--tRNA ligase, encoding MLDIKRVRDNFEEVKKMLLTRNEDLGNLDNFENLDTKRRELIAKTEELKAERNKVSEQISVMKRNKEDASGVIARMREVGDEIKALDAELNAIEEEFKDMMMRLPNIPHESVPVGMEEDDNVEAYKWGDVPTFEFEAKPHWDIAKDLDIVDFERGAKVTGSRFLFYKGLGARLERALISFMMDLHSDNHGYTEMMPPQIVNRDSLIGTGQLPKFEEDVFKLVREEDEVDYFLIPTAEVPVTNYYRDEILSADMLPQAFTAYSANFRSEAGSAGRDTRGLIRQHQFNKVELVRFVKPEDSYEQLELLTGHAEKVLQLLGLPYRKLKMCTADLGFTAAKKYDLEVWIPAQDMYREISSCSNFEDFQARRANIRFRREANAKPEYVHTLNGSGLAIGRTVAAILENFQQADGSVVIPEVLRPYMGGVEVISAK